Proteins encoded in a region of the Flavobacterium sp. PMTSA4 genome:
- a CDS encoding NYN domain-containing protein → METKKDLKLAVLIDADNVPYANVKEMFEEIAKYGTPTFKRIYADWTKPTVSGWKNVLLENAITPVQQYSYTSGKNSSDSALIIDAMDILYTGNVDGFCIVSSDSDFTRLATRLREAGMKVIGIGEKKTLTPFITACDKFIYIEILKKEETESINDNDAKRTSRKPKAKTNPLSKIDPKIIKLFSDSINDLEDENGWAFLGDLGNLMLKKKPDFDPRNYGFPKLLPLIKSINKFETDIRETGNSNIKHIYVKKK, encoded by the coding sequence ATGGAAACCAAAAAAGACCTAAAACTTGCCGTACTAATTGATGCCGATAACGTTCCTTATGCTAACGTAAAAGAAATGTTTGAAGAAATAGCAAAGTATGGAACGCCAACTTTCAAGCGAATTTATGCCGATTGGACGAAGCCAACGGTTTCCGGTTGGAAAAATGTACTTTTAGAAAACGCGATAACACCAGTACAACAATACAGTTATACTTCAGGCAAAAACTCTTCGGACAGTGCATTGATTATTGATGCTATGGATATTTTATACACAGGAAATGTTGATGGTTTTTGTATAGTTTCTAGCGATTCTGATTTTACACGTTTAGCAACACGTTTGCGTGAAGCAGGCATGAAAGTTATCGGAATTGGTGAAAAGAAAACCTTAACTCCATTCATTACGGCTTGTGATAAGTTTATCTATATCGAAATTTTAAAGAAAGAAGAAACGGAAAGTATAAATGATAATGATGCTAAAAGAACTTCCCGAAAACCAAAAGCAAAGACTAATCCATTAAGTAAAATTGACCCAAAAATCATTAAATTATTTTCAGATAGCATCAATGATTTAGAAGACGAAAACGGTTGGGCATTTTTGGGTGATTTAGGAAACTTAATGCTCAAAAAGAAACCTGATTTTGATCCAAGAAATTATGGTTTTCCAAAACTTTTACCACTAATAAAAAGCATAAACAAGTTTGAAACGGATATTAGAGAAACTGGAAATTCAAACATTAAACACATTTATGTAAAAAAGAAATAG
- the htpG gene encoding molecular chaperone HtpG codes for MSSGKINVSVENIFPLIKKFLYSDHEIFLRELVSNATDATLKLKHLTSIGEAKVEYGNPMIEVKIDKDNKKLHIIDQGLGMTAEEVEKYINQIAFSGAEEFLEKYKDSAKDSGIIGHFGLGFYSAFMVASKVEIITKSFKDEPAAHWSCDGSPEFSLIESDKKERGTEIILHIAEDSLEFLEEFKIRELLTKYNKFMPVPIKFGTKQEALPKPEDAGDDYRTEYKEVDNIINNPNPAWTKQPTDLKEEDYKAFYHELYPMQFEEPLFNIHLNVDYPFNLTGILYFPKMSADLQIQKDKIQLYQNQVFVTDNVEGIVPEFLGMLRGVIDSPDIPLNVSRSYLQADGNVKKISNYITRKVADKLKSLFNENREDFEQKWNDIKIVLEYGMLSEPKFYEKAGDFVLYPSVDDKYYTLAELKEAITPNQTDKNGKVVVLYASNKEAQHGYIEIAKEKGYEVLLLDSPIVSHLIQKLEADNENLTFTRVDSDHIDKLIQKEEEQISKLSEEESTKLKTVLEEIVPKTTYTVQLEAMDSKAAPFIITQPEFMRRMKEMSQTGGGGMFGMGNFPEMYNLVVNSNSELASTILNTEDKSAQESLVKQALDLAKISQGLLKGEELTAFVKRSFELIK; via the coding sequence ATGAGTTCAGGAAAAATTAATGTTTCGGTAGAAAACATTTTCCCTTTAATCAAAAAATTCCTTTATAGCGACCATGAAATCTTTCTTAGAGAATTAGTTTCAAACGCAACAGACGCCACTTTAAAATTAAAACACCTTACCAGCATTGGCGAAGCCAAAGTAGAATATGGCAATCCGATGATTGAAGTTAAAATTGATAAAGACAATAAAAAACTTCACATCATTGACCAAGGTTTGGGTATGACTGCCGAAGAAGTAGAAAAATACATCAACCAAATCGCTTTTTCGGGTGCTGAAGAATTTTTAGAAAAGTATAAAGACTCTGCCAAAGATTCAGGTATCATTGGACATTTTGGTCTTGGTTTTTATTCTGCGTTCATGGTAGCATCAAAAGTAGAAATTATTACCAAATCTTTTAAAGATGAACCTGCAGCACATTGGTCTTGTGACGGAAGTCCTGAGTTTAGTTTGATTGAAAGCGACAAAAAAGAAAGAGGAACCGAAATCATTCTTCACATTGCTGAAGATTCTTTAGAGTTTTTAGAAGAATTTAAAATTCGTGAATTGTTGACGAAGTATAACAAATTCATGCCAGTGCCAATAAAATTTGGAACTAAGCAAGAAGCGCTTCCAAAACCTGAAGATGCAGGCGATGATTATAGAACAGAATACAAAGAAGTTGACAACATCATCAACAACCCAAATCCAGCTTGGACCAAACAACCAACAGATTTAAAAGAAGAAGATTATAAAGCGTTCTATCATGAATTGTATCCAATGCAATTTGAAGAACCTTTATTTAACATTCATTTGAATGTAGATTATCCGTTTAACTTGACCGGGATTTTATATTTCCCAAAAATGTCTGCGGATTTACAGATTCAAAAAGATAAAATTCAATTATACCAAAATCAAGTATTTGTCACAGATAATGTAGAAGGCATTGTTCCTGAGTTTTTAGGAATGCTACGCGGAGTAATTGACTCGCCAGATATTCCTTTGAATGTGTCACGTTCTTACCTTCAAGCAGACGGAAATGTAAAAAAGATTTCGAATTACATCACTCGTAAAGTAGCTGATAAATTGAAATCATTATTTAACGAAAACCGTGAAGATTTTGAACAAAAATGGAACGATATCAAAATTGTTTTAGAATATGGAATGCTTTCTGAACCTAAGTTCTATGAAAAAGCAGGAGATTTTGTATTATATCCATCAGTAGATGATAAATATTACACCTTAGCCGAATTAAAAGAAGCCATAACTCCAAACCAAACGGATAAAAACGGAAAGGTTGTTGTTCTTTACGCTTCAAACAAGGAAGCACAACATGGTTATATCGAAATCGCTAAAGAAAAAGGATATGAAGTTCTATTATTGGATTCACCAATCGTATCGCATTTAATTCAAAAATTAGAAGCAGACAACGAGAACTTAACGTTCACTCGTGTAGACTCTGACCATATTGATAAATTAATCCAAAAAGAAGAAGAGCAAATTTCAAAACTTTCGGAGGAAGAATCAACTAAGTTAAAAACAGTTTTAGAAGAAATAGTTCCAAAAACAACCTATACGGTTCAATTAGAAGCTATGGATAGCAAAGCGGCTCCATTCATTATCACACAACCTGAATTCATGCGAAGAATGAAAGAAATGAGTCAAACTGGCGGCGGTGGAATGTTCGGAATGGGTAATTTCCCAGAAATGTATAATTTGGTGGTAAACTCTAATTCTGAGTTAGCTTCTACAATCTTAAACACAGAAGACAAATCGGCTCAAGAAAGTTTGGTAAAACAAGCGCTTGATTTAGCCAAAATTTCTCAAGGATTATTGAAAGGCGAAGAATTGACGGCTTTTGTAAAGAGAAGTTTTGAGTTGATTAAATAG
- a CDS encoding DUF2721 domain-containing protein, translating to MTLEIQTPALLFSATSLILLAYTNRFLTIAQIVRGLKKTYDQEHSKDIFLQIKNLNLRLSLIRYMQLFGVLCLFLSVFAMLVLFLNFQVVGIYLFAGSLLCLLISLGLSFWEISISVTALRLHLKDLMEK from the coding sequence ATGACTCTAGAAATACAAACTCCTGCTTTACTCTTTTCTGCAACATCGTTAATATTATTGGCATATACCAATCGTTTTTTGACTATAGCACAAATCGTTCGTGGCTTGAAGAAAACGTATGACCAAGAACACAGCAAAGACATCTTTCTTCAAATTAAAAACCTCAACTTACGCCTTTCTCTAATAAGATACATGCAGCTTTTTGGAGTGTTATGTTTGTTTCTATCTGTTTTTGCAATGCTTGTGTTATTTTTAAATTTTCAAGTAGTTGGAATCTATTTATTTGCTGGAAGTTTGTTGTGCTTATTAATATCGCTTGGACTTTCTTTTTGGGAAATTAGCATTTCTGTAACTGCACTGAGATTACACTTGAAAGATTTGATGGAAAAATAA